From Perognathus longimembris pacificus isolate PPM17 chromosome 22, ASM2315922v1, whole genome shotgun sequence, one genomic window encodes:
- the LOC125340148 gene encoding LOW QUALITY PROTEIN: protocadherin gamma-A4-like (The sequence of the model RefSeq protein was modified relative to this genomic sequence to represent the inferred CDS: deleted 1 base in 1 codon), whose translation MAAASPSDCRRLVWMCFVLGALWEVRAQQIRYTVREELEEGSAVGDLARDLGLEPRELAERGVRIVSRGKAQLFALSPRGGGLVTAGRIDREQLCHTSARCVAHLEILLEDKVSIVGIEVEITDVNDNAPSFEMEQWEIQVAESEDPGTRFPLPEAFDPDIGLNSLQGYQLSSNAHFSLDVQRGPDGVQYPELVLERALDREEEPVHHLVLTAYDGGDPVHSGTARIHITLLDINDNAPAFTQPEYHVSVRENLPVGTQLLTIKATDPDEGANGEVRYSFRKVRDKISQLFQLDSVSGVITILGDLDYEENRFYDIDVEARDGPGLRARSKVLVTVVDVNDNAPEVTVTSLTSSIQEPSSPGEVISLFNVHDSDSGENGLVTCSIPDNLPFRLEKTYGNYYRLLTHRTLDREEVSEYDILLTATDQGTPPLSTEMHIALQVTDINDNPPTFTHASYSAYIPENNPRGASILGMTAQDPDSGENAQVTYSLTEDTIQGVPLSSYISINSNTGVLYALRSFDYEQFQDLRLLVIASDGGQPPLSSNVSLSLFVLDQNDNAPEILYPTLPTDGSTGVELMPRSAEPGYLVTKVVAVDKDSGQNAWLSYRLLKASEPGLFTVGLHTGEVRTARALLDRDALKQSLVVAVQDHGQPPLSATVTLTIAVADSIPEVLADLSSVHTAPDTEDSDLTLYLVVAVAVVSCVFLAFVIVLLALRLRRWHTSRPVSDSHSGLAGLPASHLVGVDGVHAFLQTYSHEVSLTADSGKSHLIFPQPNYADTLLSQESCAKSEPLLLPQDFPVSQGDPSHLPVSQFYHLSHSGEHRIL comes from the exons ATGGCGGCTGCTTCTCCATCAGACTGCAGGCGACTGGTGTGGATGTGCTTTGTGCTGGGAGCCCTGTGGGAAGTGCGGGCCCAGCAGATCCGCTACACGGTGCGGGAGGAGCTGGAAGAAGGCTCTGCCGTGGGCGACCTGGCCCGGGACCTGGGGCTGGAGCCGCGGGAGCTGGCGGAGCGCGGCGTGCGCATCGTGTCCAGAGGGAAGGCGCAGCTCTTCGCGCTGAGCCCGCGGGGCGGCGGCCTGGTCACCGCGGGCAGGATCGACCGCGAGCAGCTCTGCCACACATCTGCCCGGTGTGTGGCACACTTGGAGATCCTCCTAGAGGACAAGGTGAGCATTGTGGGAATCGAGGTGGAAATAACCGATGTGAATGACAATGCGCCCAGCTTTGAAATGGAGCAGTGGGAAATACAAGTTGCTGAAAGTGAAGATCCTGGGACGAGATTTCCGCTCCCTGAAGCTTTCGATCCGGACATAGGGCTGAATTCTCTGCAGGGTTACCAGCTCAGCTCCAATGCTCACTTCTCCCTGGACGTGCAGAGAGGACCTGATGGGGTGCAGTATCCGGAGCTGGTGCTGGAACGCGCCCTAGACCGTGAGGAAGAGCCAGTTCACCACCTGGTTCTCACTGCCTACGATGGAGGCGACCCCGTGCACTCGGGCACTGCCAGGATTCACATCACACTCCTGGACATCAACGATAACGCTCCCGCGTTCACCCAGCCAGAGTACCATGTCAGTGTGCGGGAGAATTTGCCCGTGGGCACCCAGCTGCTCACCATCAAAGCCACCGATCCGGATGAGGGGGCCAATGGAGAAGTGAGATATTCCTTCCGGAAAGTCAGAGACAAGATATCCCAGCTGTTCCAGTTGGATTCTGTCAGTGGGGTCATCACAATATTAGGAGATCTGGATTATGAGGAGAATAGATTTTATGATATCGATGTAGAAGCCCGAGATGGTCCTGGCCTTCGAGCCCGAAGTAAGGTGCTGGTGACAGTCGTGGATGTAAATGACAATGCTCCAGAAGTCACAGTTACCTCACTCACCAGCTCTATCCAAGAGCCTTCTTCCCCAGGAGAAGTCATTTCTCTTTTCAACGTTCATGACAGCGACTCTGGAGAGAATGGCCTCGTCACATGTTCCATTCCAGATAATCTTCCATTTAGACTGGAAAAGACCTATGGAAATTATTACCGGTTATTGACACACAGAACTCTGGACAGAGAGGAAGTCTCAGAATATGACATCCTGCTAACTGCCACTGACCAGGGAACACCTCCCCTGTCTACAGAGATGCATATTGCATTGCAGGTGACAGACATCAATGACAACCCACCCACCTTCACTCACGCCTCCTACTCTGCCTACATTCCAGAAAATAACCCCAGAGGAGCGTCCATCTTGGGCATGACAGCCCAGGACCCTGACAGCGGGGAGAACGCTCAAGTAACCTACTCTCTCACAGAGGACACCATCCAGGGAGTGCCTCTGTCCTCCTACATCTCCATCAACTCCAACACGGGAGTCCTGTATGCTCTTCGTTCCTTTGATTATGAGCAGTTCCAAGACTTGCGGCTGCTTGTGATCGCCAGCGACGGTGGACAgccacccctcagcagcaacgtgtccctgagcctgttcgtGCTGGACCAGAATGATAACGCACCTGAGATCCtctaccccaccctccccacggATGGTTCCACGGGTGTGGAGCTGATGCCTCGCTCTGCAGAGCCAGGATACCTGGTGACCAAGGTGGTGGCGGTGGACAAAGACTCAGGACAGAACGCCTGGCTGTCCTAccgcctgctcaaggccagcgagcCGGGGCTCTTCACGGTGGGGCTGCACACGGGTGAGGTGCGCACGGCGCGGGCCCTGCTGGACAGAGACGCGCTCAAGCAGAGCCTCGTGGTGGCGGTGCAGGACCACGGCCAGCCGCCCCTCTCGGCCACCGTCACGCTCACCATCGCCGTGGCTGACAGCATCCCGGAGGTCCTGGCAGATTTGAGCAGCGTCCACACTGCCCCTGACACAGAGGACTCCGACCTCACGCTGTACTTAGTGGTGGCAGTGGCCGTGGTCTCCTGTGTCTTTCTGGCTTTTGTCATCGTGCTGCTGGCCCTGAGGCTGAGACGCTGGCACACGAGCCGTCCCGTCTCCGACAGC CACAGTGGGCTGGCAGGTCTACCTGCTTCACACTTGGTGGGTGTGGATGGGGTGCACGCTTTCCTGCAGACCTATTCCCATGAGGTGTCGCTCACCGCGGACTCGGGGAAGAGCCACCTGATCTTCCCGCAGCCCAACTATGCGGACACGCTCCTCAGCCAGGAGAGCTGTGCCAAAAGCGAGCCTCTCCTGCTACCTCAGGATTTCCCTGTGTCACAAGGAGACCCCAGCCACCTTCCGGTAAGCCAGTTCTACCATCTGTCTCACTCTGGGGAGCATAGGATCCTGTGA